GCAACATCCTGTGTTAACTGCGGTCCAAGATACAGCATAATTACAGATGTTCCATATGACAGGGAAAGAACTACAATTGATGAATTTCCAATGTGCCGGGAATGCACACAGGAATATGAAAGCCCTGCCTCAAGAAGGCACCATGCGCAGACAATTGCCTGCAGTGTATGCGGACCGGAATTATTCCTTCTTGACAAAGAAGGAAACCCTGTTTCATGCAATGATCCAATAAAACATACAGCGAAGCTTCTTGATGATGGATTTATTGTATCAATAAAAGGAATCGGAGGATTTCATATTGCATGCACGGAAATTTCCGCACAAAAACTAAAAGAGTGTCTCGGAAGAACTCAGCAGGCTCTTGCAATAATGGCAGAAGATAAGACAATTCTTGAAATTGCAGATGCAGAGCCGTTAGACATAGAATTACTAAAAAGCCCCCAACATCCAATTGTAGTTTTATACAAAAAAAACAGGAATTCACATCCAAAAATAAGCAATCTTGATACAATCGGCTGTATGCTTCCATATACAGGTCTTCACCACCTTCTCTTTGCAGAACTTAAAAGTCCGCTTCTTATTATGACAAGTGCCAATGCGCCCGGAAATCCGATGATTACCAAAACATCTACTGCAGTATCAAAATTAAAAAATTGTGTTGACTTTCACCTGACACATAACAGGCATATTGAAAATCGCTGTGATGACTCTGTTGTAAGAGAAGGATATATCATTAGGTTGTCAAGAGGATATGCACCAAAAAGAACAAAGATAGACCTGGGCAAAAACTGTATTCTTGGTACAGGACCTGAGCTTTATTCAAATATTTCAATATACAAAGATGGTTTTTCCTATACATCTCCTCATATTGGAAACATTAAAAATCCACAGACACTGGATTATCTTGAGAATACTGTTTCAAAATTCAAAAAACTTACAGATGCAGAATTTGACATAATTGCACATGACATGCATCCGCAGTTTCTCTCTACAAGATATGCCATGCGGCTTTCAGAGGAATTGGGTGTTGAGACAATTCCCGTCCAGCACCACAAGGCACATATTGCAGCGGCATTTGAAAAAAGAGATGAACCCTGCGTTGGAATTGCACTTGACGGCGTAGGTCTTGGAGATGACGGAGCAATATGGGGTGGAGAAATCTTTGCCGGCCAGATTAACAGCCTGAGTCGTGTCGGACATCTGGAATATATCGACATGCCAGGAGGAGATCTGGCAACACGTTTTCCTGAAAGGATGCTTTTCAGCTTTTTGCCTGAGGATAATATTTCAGAACTTTTGCTTTCACGAGGCTGGAAAGATAATGAAGTTTCTATTCTTGAAAGGCAGATTAAAACCGGCTTTAATGTTTTTAAGACAAGCAGTGCAGGAA
The genomic region above belongs to Methanomicrobium antiquum and contains:
- the hypF gene encoding carbamoyltransferase HypF, translated to MRKSGIIIIKGIVQGVGFRPFVYAQAEKYKICGSVKNFGSEVRINAYGDNFEDFLIALSKGTPLSKIDSITIEETDFNPPNGFFIEKSSSGSLSGFIPQDVAICDECIDDIFRNKSRYKDYWATSCVNCGPRYSIITDVPYDRERTTIDEFPMCRECTQEYESPASRRHHAQTIACSVCGPELFLLDKEGNPVSCNDPIKHTAKLLDDGFIVSIKGIGGFHIACTEISAQKLKECLGRTQQALAIMAEDKTILEIADAEPLDIELLKSPQHPIVVLYKKNRNSHPKISNLDTIGCMLPYTGLHHLLFAELKSPLLIMTSANAPGNPMITKTSTAVSKLKNCVDFHLTHNRHIENRCDDSVVREGYIIRLSRGYAPKRTKIDLGKNCILGTGPELYSNISIYKDGFSYTSPHIGNIKNPQTLDYLENTVSKFKKLTDAEFDIIAHDMHPQFLSTRYAMRLSEELGVETIPVQHHKAHIAAAFEKRDEPCVGIALDGVGLGDDGAIWGGEIFAGQINSLSRVGHLEYIDMPGGDLATRFPERMLFSFLPEDNISELLLSRGWKDNEVSILERQIKTGFNVFKTSSAGRVLDSASALLGICKERTYDGEPAMKLESVASAGTPEEWNLNIYEKDHCSVLSTKDLLKHTFSSIGRLSVPDIAASVQYNLSRNFAKIAISKAENLGIPDICLSGGVFINHAIRETIRDEIQKAGLNLIINREYPFGDGCISYGQCIYAGILSDN